A region from the Musa acuminata AAA Group cultivar baxijiao chromosome BXJ1-10, Cavendish_Baxijiao_AAA, whole genome shotgun sequence genome encodes:
- the LOC135596219 gene encoding monothiol glutaredoxin-S3-like yields the protein MMQQAIPFGGGGGGEIRRAVEENPVVVVGRSGCCMVHVVRRLLHGQGVNPVVCEVGEDADEAALVAGLQGADDDDDIDLAAAALPAVFVGGRLVGGLERLVAVHIAGELVPILKRAGALWL from the coding sequence ATGATGCAGCAGGCCATCCCCttcggcggaggcggcggcggcgagatCAGGAGGGCGGTGGAGGAGAacccggtggtggtggtggggcggAGCGGGTGCTGCATGGTCCACGTGGTCCGGAGGCTGCTGCATGGGCAGGGCGTGAACCCCGTGGTGTGCGAGGTGGGCGAGGACGCCGACGAGGCCGCGCTCGTGGCCGGCCTGCAGGgtgccgacgacgacgacgacattgACCTTGCAGCGGCGGCGCTGCCGGCAGTGTTCGTGGGCGGGAGGCTGGTGGGGGGACTGGAGCGGCTCGTGGCGGTCCACATCGCCGGCGAGCTGGTGCCCATCCTGAAGCGAGCTGGAGCCTTGTGGCTATGA